In Lathyrus oleraceus cultivar Zhongwan6 chromosome 2, CAAS_Psat_ZW6_1.0, whole genome shotgun sequence, the DNA window AAGCACATTAAATTGTCTATGATCCAATGCATTGATATTCCTTTATTGTAGTATATGGAGGGGACGGATACCCACTCTTTTTTTCAAGTTTGTTAATTAAGAGTAATGTTAAACATTCATTTCCCATATATTCTTTGTGAAATGGACTGAAATTCCAAAATTATTTGTAGATATCCTGTCCCACAAAGGGGATAATATGTCTAGAGCATCTCACACTGATTTGCAAAATGAGGGAAATGGCGGGGTAAAATTTGGTCCTGATCATCCTAGCACCACGGATCACCTGGAACGTGTAGATTCTAGTGTTAACATTACAGGTGTTTCAATTGCCATGCCCCAATCTTCTGAGGACCCTGAATGTGGCAAATCAATACATAGAAGTGATCCTGCTTTGCCTACTAAAGCAAAGAAATTAAATGCGGACCGTTCAGACTCAAAGAAGTATGTTGACTATGTTCGCAAAACTTTGTTTCTTATCTTGGAATAATTCCTATTGTGTATTTTTTGAAGATCTAAACTTCAGTTTTAAATGAATTTATCATATTCGACTATTTTAAATtctcttttatttaatttatcTACATTATTGCTTAGCTGTTCATTTAATGAAATATAATTAGTTTCTACCAATGTTTTAATAACCGGACTGGGAATCGAACCTACAAAACCTCTGGGCTAGTTCAATCGGTTCAACCCTGAAATATAATTGGTTTCTACAATGTTTAAAAAAAACGGTAAAACCTACTGTGGTTCAATCAAGTTCATTTATACTATTGTCAAATGGTTGAGCTGGTGCTGGTCGGTTAAGTACGGTTTTTAAACATTGGTTTCTGTGTCACATGCATATGGGTAAGTGTGTAGTTGCTGATAGATGTGGTAATTTTTTAAGCATCAAATTGTATTCGTTTAAATTCTAAAAAATGTTCGATATTTGTTGATAATACAAAGCCAAATGCCTCTTTGAGCTGTACGATTTGTGTATTCTGTATTAATTTCCTGTCAGCCATGTTCTGTGATTGAAGTTTCATACTGTTGCCTCATCATTTTGTTTTTGAATCTTGTGAAGTCCTGATATGAGCATTTTGTTTCATTTTTTCAAATTGTTTCTCCAGTCGTATCCTCCTGCAGAAGAGGCAGTTCTTTCACTCACATAGAGTTCAGGTAATTAATTATCTTAGATCTCTCTGATTTTTTATTCACTTAATGTGCCTCGTAACATGTTTGGTGCATGGATTATTTTATGGAGAAGTTAATTTCTATAAGTGAATTACAGAGTCTTTTGATTTTATAACTGTAGATACCCCTTCCTTTTTTTTGTTCAACAGCTATCTCGCATCCCTTATATGGACTTAACCCTTATATGGATTTAATACTATACTGATTATCCTCATTTTGTAGTTACCAATTACTACTACTAGGTTTTAGAAATTCAATTTTATCTTTGGATTTAATAAGATAATATAATGTATGGTTTAATCCATACAATTTTCATATTGTCTAGCTTACACTTTTTATATCGATTAATAAgatgaaaaatttgatttgtttcTAAGTCCATCTATTATTTTGTTGTGTGTTAATTGAAGCCCATGGCACCAGAACAAGTGGTATCAGATCGTGATAGTGAAGATGAAGTGGATGATGCAGTTGCTAACCTGGAAGATAGAAGGGTAGGCTTAAAATATATTTCAAAACCTTGTTTTTCCTCTTTTACATATTTCAAAACTGTTGTTTATTGTTGAACCGTGATGTTGCAGATGCTTGATGATTTTGTGGATGTTTCCAAAGATGAAAAGGAGTTCATGAATCTGTGGAACTCTTTTATGAAGAAACAAAGGTGTCCAATGATGGCCATGATATTAATATTTTACTTTTGTTTCTTTTCCCCTTTAATAATACTATGATTTACTAGTTTACTTGCTGTTGCAGTATAAGTAAACCAAATGTTGTGTATCATGTGCATGATTATTGTTGATTTATTGTGTTTTTACTGTGGTGTAGGGTACTGGCTGATGGTCATATGCCGTGGGCTTGTGAGGCATTTTCGAAGCATCATGCAGAAGAGCTGATCTCATCCCGAGCTCTACATTGGTACTCATTCTGTTCTTTTCTTTCACTATTAGTTCTTTAAGTTCTGTAGTTTCCCTGccaatttttttaaatattctCATATTCAGGTGTTGGACATTATTCATGATCAAACTTTGGAATCATGGTCTTCTTGATGCCTGCACAATGAACAACTGCAGTTCAATATTAGAGCGCTTCAAAAACGAGGGATCAGATACTGTCACAAATTGAAGACAAACTGACTCAACCAAAACAATATACAGTTTTCCCTGCCTTGTACTTTTATTAAGTTGTATAATATTAGTCATATTTACGGTGTATGCAACTAAAATATGGGGGTGGGGTGGGGGGAGGTCTCTTTCAGGTATGTTTCTTACTGAATTACATATCTCGTAAATTATAAAAGACCAAAAAAAGCtctttaaaataaatataaacatgTATAAAGCACTCAAGTTTTATAATATCTGCTTTTGAAAAAAGTTTTATTACATCATACAACTTTTCTCTGAAATTCATAATGTTGTCTTCTTCACGTTATTAGTTCTGTTTTTTTGCATTGAATTGGATTGTGGGTGATTAATGATATTCTGACATAGGAATTTTCCTTGCAAGTGTTGCATGTTCGTtgtaattttaaaaaaatgactttttttgtattattaaaaattgattttataaaatagttttttaaatattataaaatttcaaaaaattgATTAATTTGACATCTTATTATATAAACATACAGGTCGAActcattttttcaaaaaattacATTTCAACGATGATTTTTATAAAAAGTTATTTGTGaaatagtttcaaaattaaataattttttgaaattttaatatattatttttaataaaataataaaatattaaaaatagtattttaataataactatttaaattaattttttatttaaattttttatgaaGAGTATTTTATGTGAGAAATTGCACTGGAAATTTAAATAATGAAAGTAAATTGTAAAAGAGTAAACCAATAGGGTTGGAAAGATTGCACTAGATATTTATatacaaatttgattgaatgtTGACATAGTCATGTTTCGAAGAGGTATTTTTGAGAGTTTCATTATAAATTTTGAGCTTTTGCACACAAATCTTTAATAGAGATTTATTCTCAATCAAATGACCGTTTTTACACAGGTTACGCTATTGAATCATTTACAGATTTATGACTGATCTCAATAAtcaaaacaattttttttcttgTTAAGCTTGATAAACCAATAATAGATATTACATAAAGTTGATCTCAAGAATCAAACTCTATCTCTTAAAGGTATCATACTCTTAGGAATATAAACGATCAGAACGACTACTTACAAAAATATATTCCTCACAAGTAAAACTTCACTTAGTAGCACTAAGGCAAAAGTgaataaaaaatattttccaaGGTGAGATAAAGAGAGAAATTtcaaagaaatatgaaaatgttggaaagtgatatgatatgatgtgaGAAAGACCCTCTTTATATAGTAGTTGAAAATATCAAGAAAGGAAATGATCCATGGACTTAATTGATTGTCTAATCGATTAGCAAAACGCTCTAATTGATTAGACAACTCACATGTAATCGATTGTAAAGATTAATTAGGAAAGTTTGGATATATAGTTATAGGTTATTAATGTGTTATATGTAATATCTCGTATACTCTTAAGTGCTCTAAATATTGTCAGTTAAGACAAATGGAGTGATTAGTGGACTTAAAAGATATCAATTCTTATTAAAAGAGACTGACATTTATTAATAATTACAATAAGGaacattttggtaacattaataattgaCCAATTACTCGAGTAGATAAAATATCTATACTTGAAGATATTTTCTTTACCGACTTTTATCCTCACCTACATATTTATCTTCTTTTCTCTACCACACTTCTCCATGAGATATATAGATTTCCTACGACACCTTTCTTGTATCTATcaagaaaagaaaacaaagagaagagaaagagagaaagGAAAAGAGAAAGAAGATAAAAGAAAAAGAGAGAAAGGAAAAGAGAAAGAAGGAAAGAAGAATAGAGAACTCAAGGAAGAAGAACAAGGCTATGGgaaatcatcatcatcaccaccaAATCATCTCAATTTCTCCAACATCTTCGTCTAtcaaggtgagttcttagatagaatTAGCTCTTGGGAGAATTTGCATGAAAGAGGAAAAAACCTATGATTTGTGTTGATTCCATGATGAATTTGTTGTTGTTCAGACTTGTCCTTGCCACTATGTGTTGATACTATGATGTTGTTATTGTCTTCTTTGATTACATGTTTGCATGTGTGTTTTGTTTCTTGAAGTTATACCTCCTAATCACTTTATTATTGTGGGGTTTATGTTTTGGAATGGTTTAGTATGGTTGATTTTGGAAGAGAAGATGTTTAGAAGAGGTATTAGGGGAGAAGAGAAACAAATCAATCGATTGGTTTTGGGTTCTTCTGTTAAATAATCTATTGGTTCTGCTTTGAAAAGGTGAAAACTAAAAAGAATAAAAAGCACTCATGACAATCAATTACATCACTGGACCAATCAATTGGTCCATTgttattttgtgaaaatttggCAGGAAGTTCATGTCAACCGATTGGTCTCTAATAACAATCGATTGGTTGCCCTACAATTTTCCAAAACCCATTTGTTCCATGTTTCTGAACTACCCTAAAAGTCGTATAACTTGTACCATGATATGTATGCATTAAATTGATATTAATCAATCATATTGCATGAGAAATTAAATGTTTTAACCTAGATTCATGTTTAGGTTAATATTGAATCATTAGATATGTTCATATAAATCTTATGATGAATATGTTATGAATTATACTATGACTTGATTGTTTGTGTGATAGCCTTGCCTACGGTTATTGTACCATGTTATATTATCATATGTGCTTTATGTATGATATTATGAGATTGAAGTTGGCTAAGTACTTTATTCCCTGTTTCCACCATAAAATGGGAATGGTAGCTCTGATTAATGTGAGGTCGTATATATTAGAAAGTTGGTCCAACACCTCATCAATTGGTGAGAAGAAATCATGCTTGTGCCATGATTATTGTTTGGATATTGATAATGAATTGGTTAGGAATGTTTATGAATCATGCTATGAGCTATATTATGAATTGTCGTTTGTGTTGATTGTGCATATTTTCTTACTATGATTTGCCTGCTTGTGTGTATGTATAATATGATTAAGACTTTAGATGATGAGTGAGGAAATCTAGGAGAATAACTAGGTGATTTAACCAGGAAGATAACTTAGATTATCAAAATGATTTAGGTACCTCGATATGTACCGTGGAGGAATAGATGCTAGAACTGTAGCTTAGTCACAAATTAATATGTTTGTATGGAATATGAGTTGATGTTATGAGACTTGGTTAATGTGATCACCTAGTGATTGATGAGTACAATCACGTTGCGATTAATGAACTAGTCATGTATTCAGAAACAACCTCATTATCGTGCCCGTACCAAATTATGATGCTTATGAAAAGTAAGAATTGGGATACATGCATTATTTATTCGCATCAACCAAATGGGTTAGAGTCACATAGATGACGTGGACctcaaagtgggttagagtctGATACGAGGAAAAGGCTTGAAATGAGTTCGAATCCCATATGGAACGACGGTTCTTAAATGGATTAGAGTCCCATGGAGAATCTAAAATCCATCATAAAACCGAAGTATGATACAAGGGTTTGTTACCAATATCGATAATCCTAGACGTAGGATTGACCGAGGAAATATGCTTTGGTACGATTTCCGATTAGTGACTTAATTGAGTTGGTGAACTCAAGTGTACATGTTTCAATACATTGAGGATATCCCTTAAATACTTAAGTCTTAGTTATGTTGTGTGAGTGATACACAAGTAACGAGAGATGAAGACTTGAGTTAGGAATCAATTAGAAAGTGTatagagccgagtggacccataggtTAGGGGAACTCATTGAGATTATCATCTCACCCCAATATTATTGTTGTTTTTCAGGTGTTATTTGTAGGTTATATGCAACAAAAGTTGTATGTTGATGTTTCGAAGGATTCTGACCATCGCGATCTTCTACTGTGattgtgtgcaatgaagatattgcatATAGGTCTTAATTTTTATTTAGGCATTATTGTATGTCATAGgtcatactttgtattttatttttatgGACATGTATATAATGATGCCGCTAGGCACTTGTGTTGTATCAGTACTAAATTAATATCTCGTATAATGTATTTTCTAGATGTATATTATATGGGGtgttacaattggtatcagagtaggtcGACTCTCGATCCAGCTTTGAAACATTATAAGTAAATCCATTCCTGGCTCATATGTGTGTTTATCCAACATGACTCTTAATATCATAATATGTAGTATTGGGCATGTTCAACCTAATTCTATGTGCGTGGTGGataggatcatggttgagcgaccacgaggactccaAAGTTTTAGTAGAGCTTATGTTTTGAGGGTAGGTTCAAGtcaagagttagaaagtaaggagaaAAGTGAGCTCTGTTAAAGTCGAAATGAGAGTTGTGTCCCAGGTATGTGGAAGTGCAGGGTGACTCATGGTTCGAGCAGTCATGTAGTATTAGAGAAGTCTAAAAGTTAAGGATTTCTATCAGATGATTTCATCGGAGTTTTGAGAAAGGTGTGAGTCGTTTGTAGAGAAAGATTGGTATATTGATATGGAACAATTATTACGAGAAATTCCATGTAGTGGGGGAGAAAGGATGGTTGTGTCGCACGTATGCCACAAGTCTAGGAGACAAGGCGGTGTACAAGTGTATCAGCTTGTAAGATCCTTGGAGCATCTTGGAATAACGAGAGTACTTCAGTGATTATATTCATAATGGTACCTTCCAAATGGTTGAAGGCTCGGGAGATATTGAAATTCAACATTTTGTTGAGGGTCTAAGGTTGTGGCTCGGGAGATATACGAAGATGTTCGAGGACATGGCTGCCTAATCCAAGTGAGCCATGTATTCACCATACAAAAGGTATGAGATAAAGCAAGTATACCCAGTCTTGGAAAGGAGATCGGGTTCAGGATAGTTCGTCAAAGATTCAATGTTAGTAGAAGACTGTTATGGAACTCTTGAGTTACCTAAGGATCAGCCGAAGAAGGTCTGTGTTGAGAGAAAGAGCAATTATTTTAGATTCAAGAAATGTTTTTAATAGAATGGTTCTATAATTGGAGTCAAGAGAATTACCTTAGAAGAGAAGCAACACAAAGTTGGGAGCAATGTAAATCTTGCA includes these proteins:
- the LOC127120582 gene encoding polycomb group protein EMF2B, translating into MCRQNSPVHNSAEEEISADESLLIYCKPVEYYNIIYRRFLHNPSFRKKCLSYKIKARRNRRSRAGIVIFNYRDCYNMLRKTEVTEDFSCPFCLMQCASSKGLRLHLCASHDLFNFEFWVTDDYQAVNVSVKIDILRSENVADGVTPQSETFFFCSRPLKRRREKDSVQNEKHANVKFLKLDSPEGTQNGIPQKNNDILSHKGDNMSRASHTDLQNEGNGGVKFGPDHPSTTDHLERVDSSVNITGVSIAMPQSSEDPECGKSIHRSDPALPTKAKKLNADRSDSKNRILLQKRQFFHSHRVQPMAPEQVVSDRDSEDEVDDAVANLEDRRMLDDFVDVSKDEKEFMNLWNSFMKKQRVLADGHMPWACEAFSKHHAEELISSRALHWCWTLFMIKLWNHGLLDACTMNNCSSILERFKNEGSDTVTN